A genomic stretch from Burkholderia pyrrocinia includes:
- a CDS encoding DUF6708 domain-containing protein, which translates to MFGLFAIAISGYRIFFIKRLSNFYFNRKTGKVYYQRNKTLIAFDWAQTEGAEFVRNEFGGRSFSTNFALAFGPRPTPGDEKDRTVLWVDSNAPNDPDPRYIAQVWEYICQFMEKGSDQLPPPGEPNWWYVPLHRICLTPAEAWRHYAPWRTGEPGERQGKKNWLLPMWLILFPYNLFSALCWYVVCRVFNVRSAPPPAEALEGVSSAGNAGFSTRFH; encoded by the coding sequence GTGTTCGGTTTATTTGCGATCGCAATCTCCGGCTATCGCATCTTCTTCATCAAGCGCCTATCCAACTTCTACTTCAACCGCAAGACGGGCAAGGTCTACTACCAGCGCAACAAGACCCTGATCGCGTTCGACTGGGCACAAACCGAAGGCGCCGAATTCGTGCGCAACGAGTTCGGTGGCCGGTCCTTCAGCACGAATTTCGCATTGGCTTTCGGACCACGGCCGACGCCCGGTGATGAGAAGGATCGCACCGTCCTATGGGTCGACAGCAATGCACCCAACGACCCCGACCCGCGCTACATCGCCCAGGTGTGGGAATACATCTGCCAGTTCATGGAGAAGGGCTCTGATCAGCTACCACCGCCGGGCGAGCCCAACTGGTGGTACGTGCCGCTGCACCGCATCTGCCTGACCCCGGCCGAAGCCTGGCGCCACTACGCGCCATGGCGCACCGGTGAACCGGGTGAGCGGCAGGGCAAGAAGAATTGGCTGTTGCCGATGTGGCTGATCCTGTTCCCGTACAACCTGTTCTCCGCCCTGTGCTGGTACGTGGTGTGCCGCGTGTTCAACGTGCGCAGCGCACCGCCGCCCGCGGAAGCCTTGGAGGGCGTGTCTTCCGCGGGCAACGCAGGCTTCAGCACGCGATTCCATTAA
- a CDS encoding HEPN domain-containing protein — MPIANQDGMYVSVGITDIYDNTIAITKAEVAFLDFARLVVFLSGKLDRSVRIKTGLPLYADLSHERMYVNTSSYQILDEAGNLESSSVTNKHLEKIPVNNDFFCKNEQFGKLWSLYERRHEGSKLTDIESRILNCALALGESSMTTDTRNSIIYTCISLETLLSFDEGSLFQKSIGEKLSDLFSFIVAKDIDSRLLVSKLLKNVYSMRSAIVHGGDKKLSNENLSINMLARAAINELINDDRFNDITNISQLNNKLKIAQNSY, encoded by the coding sequence ATGCCAATCGCCAATCAAGATGGAATGTACGTTTCTGTCGGCATCACCGATATCTACGACAACACCATTGCGATCACAAAGGCTGAGGTCGCGTTCTTAGATTTCGCTCGCTTAGTTGTCTTTCTCTCGGGCAAGCTCGACCGAAGCGTCCGGATAAAAACCGGCCTACCTTTATACGCCGACCTATCGCACGAGCGAATGTACGTTAATACTAGTTCGTATCAGATCTTAGACGAAGCTGGAAACCTGGAATCTTCCAGCGTTACCAACAAGCACCTTGAAAAAATTCCTGTAAACAATGATTTTTTTTGTAAGAACGAGCAATTTGGAAAACTCTGGAGTCTGTATGAGAGGAGGCATGAAGGAAGCAAGCTAACGGACATCGAATCAAGAATTTTAAACTGCGCCCTCGCACTCGGCGAATCATCAATGACGACCGATACGAGAAACTCAATCATCTACACATGCATTTCCCTCGAAACACTGCTATCTTTTGATGAAGGCAGTCTTTTTCAGAAAAGCATCGGCGAAAAGCTCTCCGATTTATTCTCCTTCATCGTCGCAAAGGATATAGACTCTCGATTGCTTGTAAGCAAGTTACTTAAAAATGTTTACAGCATGAGGTCTGCCATTGTTCACGGCGGAGATAAAAAATTATCGAATGAAAACCTCTCAATAAACATGCTTGCGCGCGCCGCCATCAATGAACTAATCAACGACGACAGATTCAATGACATCACCAATATATCGCAACTGAATAATAAGCTGAAGATCGCACAAAATTCCTATTGA
- a CDS encoding PAAR domain-containing protein, with protein sequence MRPVVLVGHRHSCPIHGEGTVVSGAESATINGRAVARVGDRISCGAEIQTGSSGSEIEGQPVARQGDTTSHGGTLVEGEAGWLVE encoded by the coding sequence ATGCGACCTGTCGTACTCGTTGGTCACCGACACAGCTGTCCCATCCACGGTGAGGGTACCGTCGTCAGCGGCGCCGAGTCCGCCACCATCAACGGCCGAGCGGTGGCGCGCGTGGGCGACCGCATCAGTTGCGGCGCGGAGATTCAAACCGGCTCGAGTGGCTCGGAGATCGAAGGCCAGCCAGTGGCGCGCCAGGGCGACACCACCAGCCATGGCGGTACCCTGGTCGAAGGCGAGGCCGGATGGCTGGTGGAGTGA
- a CDS encoding conjugal transfer protein TraG N-terminal domain-containing protein → MRGATLYTNDYLEYYLTLIGWVVHNGIWNTLVATSLIAVPFLAVVIQEWLRARGEGADEGNKGMLSTARVENRIWVAVMVLMFAGLPVIDVSMDTIKFDMTRSKQCQVMLAEPGDTGWSQSFTTVNQQSARVPLWWFFMHTVSKAVTGAAVAAIPCGTDLRQMRMDIDSARIADPVLSQEVADFSNDCYGPARAKLFMSRPTLNDAQMYDVTWIGSRQFLNNPGYYDTYHSRTPRTAWPYNATRDAGLAQVPSGGGYPTCQQWWNDGGKGLRARLLAQVDSDLLTRVGKWASFIPREQADDAIIRAIAAPRKQNVNSGHAYTDYGGQIDATLPNAAGRIAGDVGLAVGSLGFFPAMDVMRQALPMALSFLKAALVICIPFVLLFSALDLKTTVTVSVVQFSLYFVDFWYQLARWVDSTILDALYGWGFGADRPHTNFNPLLGLDNGFGDLLMNFVTATMFLVLPSFWVMALAWAGVRAGNFVQGLAAATSDAKSAGGKAGQFVGGFGAQQLSGRLNAKLNPKQKGKDS, encoded by the coding sequence ATGCGAGGAGCCACCCTCTACACCAACGACTACCTCGAGTACTACCTGACGCTGATTGGCTGGGTGGTGCACAACGGCATCTGGAACACCCTGGTGGCCACCAGCCTGATCGCCGTCCCCTTCCTCGCCGTCGTGATCCAAGAGTGGCTGCGGGCTCGGGGGGAAGGCGCCGACGAGGGCAACAAAGGCATGCTCTCCACCGCCCGCGTCGAGAACCGCATCTGGGTCGCCGTCATGGTGCTGATGTTCGCCGGTCTCCCGGTCATCGACGTCAGCATGGACACCATCAAGTTCGACATGACACGCTCCAAGCAATGCCAGGTGATGCTCGCCGAGCCAGGGGATACGGGGTGGAGTCAGTCGTTTACCACCGTGAACCAACAGAGCGCGCGGGTGCCACTCTGGTGGTTCTTCATGCACACCGTGTCCAAGGCCGTGACCGGCGCCGCGGTCGCGGCGATTCCCTGCGGCACCGATCTGCGGCAGATGCGCATGGACATCGACAGCGCGCGCATCGCCGATCCGGTACTGTCGCAGGAAGTCGCCGACTTCTCCAACGACTGCTATGGCCCGGCGAGGGCCAAGCTATTCATGAGCCGTCCGACGCTCAACGACGCGCAGATGTACGACGTCACCTGGATCGGCTCGCGCCAATTCCTGAACAACCCCGGCTACTACGACACCTATCACTCGCGCACACCGCGTACCGCATGGCCCTACAACGCCACCCGCGACGCCGGGCTCGCCCAAGTGCCCAGTGGTGGTGGCTACCCGACCTGCCAGCAGTGGTGGAACGATGGCGGCAAGGGATTGCGCGCACGCCTGTTGGCGCAGGTCGACTCCGACTTGCTGACCCGCGTCGGCAAATGGGCCAGCTTCATTCCCCGGGAACAAGCGGACGATGCCATCATTCGTGCCATCGCTGCGCCGCGGAAGCAGAACGTCAATAGCGGCCACGCGTACACCGATTACGGCGGTCAGATCGACGCGACCTTGCCAAACGCAGCGGGACGCATCGCTGGCGATGTCGGTCTGGCGGTCGGCTCGCTGGGCTTCTTCCCGGCGATGGATGTGATGCGCCAGGCCTTACCGATGGCGCTGTCGTTCCTGAAGGCCGCGCTGGTCATTTGCATTCCGTTCGTGTTGTTGTTCAGCGCGCTGGATCTCAAGACCACGGTCACCGTCAGTGTGGTGCAGTTTTCGCTCTACTTCGTCGACTTCTGGTATCAACTGGCGCGCTGGGTCGATAGCACCATTCTGGATGCCCTGTACGGCTGGGGGTTCGGCGCCGACCGACCACACACCAACTTCAATCCGCTCCTGGGACTGGACAACGGATTCGGCGACCTGCTCATGAACTTCGTGACGGCCACGATGTTCCTCGTGCTGCCGAGTTTCTGGGTGATGGCGCTCGCGTGGGCGGGTGTGCGTGCGGGGAACTTCGTGCAAGGTCTCGCCGCCGCCACCAGCGATGCCAAATCCGCGGGCGGCAAAGCAGGACAATTCGTGGGAGGGTTTGGAGCGCAGCAGCTTAGCGGTCGTCTCAACGCCAAGCTCAATCCCAAGCAGAAAGGAAAGGACAGCTAG
- a CDS encoding transposase encodes MPITKAGSEAMASFMVTTVMASPTQLSTTRTHQERGQVHFRRNGRAMADTIRTPMTTSVARPCRHTGFMARLPRLDLPGIPQHVVQRGNNRLPCFLDDADRQRYLHLLRDALLHTGCRLHAYVLMDNHVHLLLTPPDIGVTARLMQKLGRQYVGQFNARHRRSGTLWEGRYKSCLVDSESYVLRCYRYIDLNPVRARMTDDAAAYSWSSAAAHVGLHYDPLLTPHPAEAALGFTTAERGAAYRALLHEALSDDDVLAIRAYLQQQHALGNDAFKAMVEAKTQRFAGIRPSHRPPRQK; translated from the coding sequence ATGCCGATCACCAAGGCCGGTAGCGAGGCCATGGCGAGCTTCATGGTTACGACGGTGATGGCGAGTCCGACGCAACTCAGCACTACAAGAACGCACCAAGAACGGGGGCAGGTTCACTTCCGACGTAACGGCAGGGCGATGGCTGACACGATCCGCACGCCTATGACGACCTCGGTAGCCCGGCCGTGTCGCCACACTGGCTTCATGGCCCGACTTCCTCGACTCGATTTGCCCGGCATTCCTCAGCACGTTGTGCAGCGAGGTAACAATCGCCTCCCCTGCTTTCTCGATGACGCCGACCGGCAGCGTTATCTGCATCTGCTTCGCGACGCGTTGCTGCACACGGGTTGCCGTCTTCATGCCTACGTGCTCATGGACAATCACGTTCACCTCTTGCTTACACCACCCGATATCGGGGTGACCGCGCGACTGATGCAAAAACTTGGGCGCCAGTACGTCGGTCAATTTAACGCTCGGCACCGACGTTCCGGAACGTTGTGGGAAGGTCGATACAAGTCCTGCCTGGTCGACAGCGAAAGCTATGTCCTGCGCTGCTATCGGTACATCGACCTCAATCCTGTCCGCGCTCGCATGACCGACGACGCGGCGGCTTACTCCTGGTCCAGCGCCGCCGCCCACGTAGGACTTCACTACGATCCGTTGCTGACGCCGCATCCTGCCGAAGCGGCCTTGGGCTTCACGACAGCCGAGCGCGGCGCCGCGTATCGAGCGCTCCTGCACGAAGCCCTGTCCGATGATGACGTGCTTGCCATCCGCGCCTATCTTCAACAGCAGCATGCTTTGGGAAACGACGCATTCAAGGCCATGGTCGAAGCCAAGACCCAACGCTTTGCCGGCATTCGTCCCTCTCATCGACCACCTCGTCAGAAGTAA
- a CDS encoding DUF3742 family protein: MQETKTMTIAERAGRTVGRWLKPIARLESVIWCRFATAGAPQWLVLTLKWGVRLALLLGLLYLSVVPALIVLFLVLLGSLGNGRNDEAVWNPSFEVHDYMRKEEEALKPQWREGHSGWGMYSHDDHALDVDDLDDGRH, translated from the coding sequence ATGCAAGAGACGAAGACGATGACTATCGCCGAGCGCGCCGGCCGAACGGTGGGCCGGTGGCTGAAGCCTATCGCGCGCCTGGAATCCGTGATCTGGTGCAGGTTTGCTACGGCGGGTGCGCCCCAATGGTTGGTGCTCACGCTGAAGTGGGGCGTGCGTCTCGCATTGCTGTTGGGTTTGCTGTACCTCTCGGTCGTCCCCGCGCTTATCGTCCTGTTCCTCGTCCTACTGGGGAGCCTTGGCAACGGAAGGAATGACGAAGCGGTATGGAACCCGTCGTTTGAAGTTCACGACTACATGCGGAAGGAGGAGGAGGCGTTGAAGCCCCAGTGGCGCGAGGGACATTCCGGATGGGGGATGTACTCCCACGACGATCACGCGCTGGATGTCGACGATCTGGATGACGGCAGGCATTGA